A single genomic interval of Littorina saxatilis isolate snail1 linkage group LG17, US_GU_Lsax_2.0, whole genome shotgun sequence harbors:
- the LOC138953314 gene encoding uncharacterized protein produces MYKDLGDIEKGLRSIGSGETIQESWDDVQRTVQNIMFDIDRALDRQTTSVQVAKEPTSRHSSVTPSVGSSTHKSASGKTASHKAASITSAIHKSASHKSGSRRSGSQVASRAESLRSKSVSSEDTKLALKLEAASLAIKVEAIGIGTGAAVIADQGTHQPSLDATSVPVCQAAVIADQRTHQPAMDFTSVPVCQAASTHDISTVNVNAAVTNFVAGTTTTEPRQHALPVVDLVVGVSASTSAATTNNATYEAYGPQRREDVNAPHHAGTSAPFIHREPSTPNYTTAATTSSMRPTALLTTLQHPLGAYTGQPPLHNVGHSTTSVTGPRPPDLDHTEPYLLRMSEKQGSPEPSMKYSGLRVRSPTSSEFVRLPSAISRPYLSVDPTQIPTSETVKVYPHLQHLSPKLPPLYPDCEAGLLIGYDCAEALMPLNVVQGLPFAVETKLGWSIVGKSPHSVAFDGVGSSMHVVVKPGSRQEESAAHVYKIQVDEVSCTDLLHVMERDFADSDTGSMSQDDLKFMKIVKENVKVNEAGHYEMPLPFRPEQPSLPDNRGAAVKRLMGLKRQFEKKPGYREDYIKFMNVILERGDAELIPKNEVEVPNRWYIPHHGVYNDKKPGKIRVVFDCSARHLGTSLNDLLLQGPDLISSLSGVLCRFRKGPIAFSCDVEKMYHQFHVSEPHRDFLRFLWWKDGDTSGQPLDYRMKVHIFGATSSPGCANFGLKQVAKDNATISAKASAFLQRDFYVDDGLQAKDSVEEAADVLMKAREICEHGQLRLHKIVSNSKELLEYFPDSEVTSTKATELAVPCSTPEIERTLGLHWCTDDDTLGFTDNPRLGPLNRRGVLSTIASVYDPLGFLAPFLLTGKLILQELCRQELGWDDPLPPSLQERWEEWLKDLSRLGCVKVPRNYLPTDFGTVKNVELHHFSDASTAGYGQCSYLRFENHLGNIHSTLVVAKARVAPLRHVTVPRLELTAAVLSVKMARFLQEELDFESIEHFFWTDSMIVLAYLKNESKRFHVFVANRVQQIRQFSQASQWNHVSTKENPADYASRGLSVSDLMTSEWFHGPAFLSQSLPESDDFFEIPDDDVEVKVCKATTSKEVSVQSFEQIAQRFSCKTSLIRAMAVLVRKCNAIKGHQSSPLEVLEVTEKKFIVCLQKEHFERPTPSLRNQLQALNAHKDVDGILRVYGRSQNSSSSSADKFPILLPRDSHFSSLVAQDCHAAIAHQGRMFTINQVRASGFWIIGIRHVVSSLVRRCVHCRWHRSGPAGQKMADLPLERLDPSPPFTYCGIDCFGPFHVKDGRREVKRYGLIVTCFASRAIHIETLDDMSSDSFINALRIVVSMRGNISRIWCDKGTNFVGACNEFKLAWKEMDSERLTSKMLESKCEFKFNPPAASHMGGVWERQIRTIRSILNGLLRRSGQRLTTSSLRTFLYEVMAIVNSRPLSVESLESADGPRPLTPNHVLTMKSGAILPPPGVFEDPDLYQIVNFSKRGRLMKLCIISETLVRQRMATDNIGHRGGI; encoded by the exons atgtacaaggatcttggtgacatagagaaaggtcttcgtagtattggtagcggtgaaaccattcaggaaagttgggatgatgttcagagaacagttcagaacattatgtTTGACATTGATCGAGCTCTTGACAGACAAACGACTAGCGTGCAGGTGGCTAAGGAGCCTACTTCCAGgcatagcagtgttacacctagcgttgggtcatccacccacaagtcagccagTGGTAAGACTGCCAGCCATAAAGCAGCTAGCATTACGTCAGCCATCCACAAGTCAGCTAGCCACAAGTCAGGTAGCAGGAGATCAGGTAGCCAAGTAGCTTCTCGCGCCGAGTCTCTCCGCTCTAAAAGTGTTAGCTCTGAAGACACTAAATTGGCTCTTAAACTAGAGGCtgcttccctggccataaaagtggaag cgataggaatagggacaggtgctgccgtcattgctgaccaagggacacaccagccaTCCTTGGACgccacgtctgttcctgtctgccaagctgccgtcattgctgaccaaaggacacaccagccagccatggacttcacgtctgttcctgtctgccaagccgCCAGCACCCATGACATCTCGACTGTCAACGTCAACGCTGCTGTCACCAACTTCGTCGCAGGAACCACAACGACTGAGCCACGACAGCACGCGTTACCTGTCGTGGACCTCGTCGTTGGAGTCAGCGCCTCTACAAGCGCCGCTACTACCAACAACGCCACCTACGAGGCGTACGGACCTCAACGTAGAGAGGATGTCAACGCCCCCCATCACGCCGGAACGAGCGCTCCTTTCATCCATCGGGAGCCCTCCACACCCAACTACACGACGGCTGCAACTACATCCTCCATGCGGCCTACAGCGCTGCTGACCACACTGCAGCACCCTCTCGGTGCATACACTGGTCAGCcgcctctgcacaacgttggacactcaacgacaagcgtcacaggccctcgcccgcctgatctcgaccacacag aaccgTATCTGCTACGGATGTCTGAGAAGCAAGGATCACCAGAGCCGTCAAT GAAGTACTCTGGATTGCGTGTCCGCTCTCCTACCTCCAGTGAGTTTGTCAGGCTCCCTTCTGCCATCTCACGACCTTACCTGTCCGTTGACCCCACGCAAATCCCCACCTCAGAGACTGTCAAAGTTTACCCACATCTTCAACACCTGTCCCCAAAACTGCCCCCCTTGTACCCTGATTGCGAAGCAGGCCTCCTCATCGGCTATGACTGCGCTGAAGCCCTCATGCCCCTAAacgttgtccaaggactgccatttgcagtagagactaagttaggttggagcatcgtcggcaAGTCACCGCATTCCGTCGCCTTTGATGGTGTAGGCTCGTCCATGCACGTAGTCGTTAAGCCAGGATcaagacaagaagaaagtgcAGCTCACGTCTACAAAATACAGGTGGATGAGGTATCGTGTACTGACCTACTACACGTTATGGAGAGAGACTTTGCTGATAGTGACACAGGATCCATGTCTCAAGATGATTTGAAGTTCATGAAGATCGTGAAGGAGAACGTGAAGGTCAACGAAGCTGGTCACTACGAGATGCCTCTGCCTTTTCGGCCAGAACAACCGTCTCTTCCTGACAACAGAGGTGCCGCAGTCAAGCGTCTCATGGGACTGAAACGCCAGTTTGAGAAGAAGCCTGGGTACCGTGAAGACTATATCAAGTTCATGAACGTGATTTTGGAGCGAGGTGACGCTGAACTGATTCCCAAGAACGAAGTCGAGGTCCCAAATCGCTGGTACATCCCACATCACGGCGTGTACAACGACAAGAAGCCAGGAAAGATTCGTGTGGTTTTTGACTGTAGTGCACGTCACCTAGGCACGTCCTTGAACGATCTTCTCCTACAAGGCCCAGACCTAATCAGCTCCCTTTCCGGCGTTCTCTGTCGTTTCCGCAAGGGTCCCATAGCATTTTCCTGTGACGTGGAAAAAATGTACCACCAGTTTCACGTCTCCGAGCCCCATCGAGACTTTCTGCGCTTCCTTTGGTGGAAGGACGGTGATACGAGTGGCCAGCCGCTTGACTACCGCATGAAGGTGCACATCTTCGGAGCTACATCGTCTCCAGGCTGCGCAAACTTCGGCCTCAAGCAGGTGGCAAAGGACAACGCCACAATCAGCGCCAAGGCATCAGCCTTTCTGCAGCGTGACTTTTATGTCGATGATGGACTTCAAGCCAAAGACTCTGTTGAAGAAGCAGCAGATGTGCTCATGAAGGCTAGAGAAATTTGTGAACACGGACAATTGAGGCTGCACAAGATAGTCTCCAACTCAAAGGAACTTTTAGAGTACTTCCCCGACTCTGAAGTTACGTCAACCAAGGCCACAGAACTTGCAGTCCCTTGTAGCACACCAGAAATTGAGCGGACTCTTGGCCTTCACTGGTGCACTGATGATGACACGCTGGGTTTCACTGACAACCCCAGACTGGGTCCCTTGAACAGAAGAGGAGTTCTCTCTACAATTGCATCAGTCTACGACCCCCTTGGTTTTCTGGCCCCCTTTTTGCTGACTGGAAAATTGATCCTCCAGGAACTATGTCGCCAGGAGCTCGGCTGGGACGATCCGCTGCCACCATCGCTTCAAGAACGTTGGGAAGAGTGGCTGAAGGATCTATCCCGTCTGGGTTGCGTCAAGGTACCCAGGAACTACTTGCCTACAGACTTTGGCACCGTGAAGAATGTAGAGCTACATCACTTCTCAGACGCGTCTACAGCAGGATACGGCCAGTGTTCGTACCTTCGCTTTGAGAATCATCTAGGCAACATTCACAGTACGCTTGTAGTCGCCAAAGCACGCGTGGCTCCGCTTCGACACGTCACTGTCCCTCGTCTGGAGCTAACGGCAGCGGTACTTTCCGTCAAGATGGCAAGATTTCTTCAAGAAGAACTGGACTTTGAGAgcattgaacatttcttttggaCTGACTCTATGATTGTACTCGCTTATTTGAAGAACGAGTCCAAGCGTTTTCACGTCTTTGTCGCAAATAGAGTCCAACAAATACGTCAGTTCTCACAGGCCAGTCAGTGGAATCATGTTTCTACAAAGGAGAACCCAGCTGATTATGCATCACGGGGATTGTCTGTGAGTGACCTCATGACATCAGAGTGGTTCCATGGTCCCGCGTTCTTGAGCCAGTCCCTTCCGGAATCAGATGACTTTTTCGAGATCCCAGATGACGATGTTGAGGTGAAAGTGTGCAAGGCTACTACCTCTAAAGAAGTGTCTGTTCAATCGTTTGAGCAGATCGCCCAACGATTCTCCTGCAAGACATCTCTGATAAGAGCCATGGCTGTTTTGGTACGCAAATGCAATGCCATTAAGGGGCACCAGTCGTCTCCCCTTGAAGTGCTTGAAGTCACTGAGAAGAAGTTCATCGTATGTCTTCAGAAAGAACATTTTGAACGCCCAACGCCTTCTTTACGTAACCAGCTTCAGGCACTCAACGCTCACAAGGACGTTGATGGAATACTGAGAGTATACGGTCGCTCTCAAAATTCATCATCCTCTTCAGCTGACAAGTTTCCCATACTACTACCTCGAGACAGTCACTTCTCTTCCCTGGTGGCTCAGGACTGTCATGCTGCGATAGCCCACCAAGGGAGAATGTTCACAATCAACCAAGTACGAGCCAGCGGTTTCTGGATCATTGGCATTCGTCACGTCGTCTCCTCGTTGGTGCGCCGCTGTGTTCACTGCCGATGGCATCGCTCAGGGCCAGCTGGACAGAAGATGGCCGACCTCCCTCTAGAGCGCCTTGACCCATCCCCACCGTTCACGTACTGTGGCATTGACTGTTTCGGCCCATTTCACGTCAAAGATGGACGTAGGGAGGTGAAAAGGTACGGACTGATCGTGACGTGTTTTGCCTCTAGggcaatccacattgaaaccctggatgacatgtcaagtgattcctTCATCAACGCCCTACGCATTGTTGTCTCCATGCGAGGAAACATATCACGCATTTGGTGTGACAAAGGAACGAACTTTGTAGGTGCATGCAATGAGTTCAAACTGGCATGGAAGGAGATGGACTCTGAACGACTGACATCGAAGATGCTGGAAAGCAAATGTGAGTTCAAGTTCAACCCCCCTGCAGCTAGTCACATGGGTGGCGTTTGGGAGCGTCAGATCCGAACGATACGCAGCATCCTGAATGGTCTTCTCAGAAGATCAGGCCAGCGTCTCACTACTTCATCACTTCGTACGTTCCTATACGAGGTGATGGCCATCGTGAACAGTCGACCACTGTCTGTCGAGTCACTGGAATCGGCAGATGGACCACGCCCTTTGACCCCCAACCACGTCctcaccatgaagtcaggtgccatccttccgccccctggtgtgtttgaagatccagacct ataccagatcgtcaacttcagcaagaggggcagactgatgaagctgtgtatcatcagcgaaactCTCGTGCGACAACGCATGGCGACTGATAACATCGGACACAGGGGAGGCATATAG